The following proteins come from a genomic window of Synechococcus sp. BIOS-E4-1:
- a CDS encoding response regulator transcription factor, with protein sequence MTVEQGSSAASLQDAVVLLVGHEAAALAERLRASGYVPIDWTDGAERGPVSGSNPTPVAAVLASDQESRVLELRSRFGSLPILIGVSDDSIAARESVLACGADDFWFTFSAPSDLLQRLRLHLSIHSRSALRPPLLQLADLSVDISCRQVHRGSRSVVLTAREYALLLLLLEERGRVVSRDRILRDVWKEDQGSSSNVIEVYVRYLRQKLEEGGEPRLIHTIRGRGYCLNDGFPSLRHI encoded by the coding sequence ATGACCGTTGAGCAAGGCTCCAGTGCAGCCAGCTTGCAGGATGCCGTTGTGCTGCTGGTTGGCCACGAGGCAGCAGCTCTGGCCGAACGTCTGAGGGCTTCGGGATACGTTCCGATCGACTGGACCGATGGAGCTGAAAGAGGGCCAGTTAGCGGTTCCAATCCAACTCCGGTTGCTGCGGTCCTGGCAAGCGACCAGGAATCAAGGGTTCTCGAGTTGCGCTCTCGTTTTGGGTCACTGCCGATTCTGATCGGAGTGAGCGACGACAGCATTGCCGCCCGGGAGTCGGTGTTGGCCTGTGGTGCGGATGATTTTTGGTTCACGTTCAGTGCCCCGAGCGATTTGCTGCAGCGGTTGCGCTTGCATCTTTCGATTCACTCCCGCAGTGCACTGAGACCCCCGCTGCTGCAGCTCGCTGATCTCAGCGTGGATATCAGTTGCAGGCAGGTTCATCGTGGTTCCCGCTCTGTTGTCCTCACGGCCAGGGAATATGCGCTCTTGCTGCTGTTGTTGGAGGAGCGAGGCAGGGTTGTGAGCAGAGATCGCATCTTGCGGGATGTCTGGAAGGAGGACCAGGGTTCCTCCAGCAACGTGATCGAGGTGTATGTGCGTTATCTGCGCCAGAAACTCGAGGAAGGCGGGGAGCCTCGTTTGATTCATACGATCCGTGGTCGTGGCTACTGCCTCAACGACGGCTTCCCGAGTCTGCGCCACATCTGA
- a CDS encoding DUF192 domain-containing protein, whose product MDQPPLPPQILPIEARWCLEQHPARCIDLEVADQPEEQWRGLMQRPPLPPLRGMWFPARPSQPLRFWMRHTLAPLDMVFIRDGRVLDIAANVPICAALPCRSYWADADGNGRADFVDGVIEIGAGEAQRLNIRSGDAVRIEAISGD is encoded by the coding sequence ATGGATCAGCCACCTCTGCCCCCTCAGATCCTGCCGATCGAAGCGCGTTGGTGCCTGGAGCAGCACCCTGCGCGTTGTATTGATCTGGAGGTGGCTGATCAGCCTGAAGAGCAGTGGCGTGGGCTGATGCAGCGCCCGCCACTGCCGCCTCTCCGAGGCATGTGGTTTCCGGCCCGCCCCTCTCAGCCGCTGCGTTTTTGGATGCGTCATACGCTCGCTCCCCTGGACATGGTGTTTATCCGCGATGGCAGGGTGCTCGACATCGCAGCCAACGTGCCGATATGTGCGGCATTGCCTTGTCGCTCCTATTGGGCTGATGCTGATGGCAATGGTCGAGCTGATTTTGTTGATGGTGTGATCGAAATTGGCGCGGGAGAAGCACAGCGCTTGAACATTCGCTCGGGTGATGCAGTGAGGATTGAAGCAATCAGCGGCGATTAA
- a CDS encoding rubrerythrin family protein: protein MNSLKIQSSTQTNLEAAFGGESMASRKYLFFADVAKKLGNQELARLFRETAAQETEHAFAHFRLLHPELVFDNPEDLSEDFKQMLLARCLELAIEGEVYEFTTMYPAFAAEAHQDEDHAAGEEFQEQGEESREHANMFHSAAKNFGLLTAIEKHHADRYGVALSALKGDGEPGESEQPVSDQWICKKCSMIYDPVAGDPDSGIAPGTPFEAIPDDWSCPICGVTKASFVPYRTAQLKAA, encoded by the coding sequence ATGAATTCACTCAAAATTCAATCCTCCACTCAGACCAACCTGGAGGCAGCTTTCGGCGGTGAGAGCATGGCGAGCCGCAAGTATCTGTTCTTTGCCGACGTGGCCAAAAAGCTCGGTAATCAAGAGCTTGCGCGTTTGTTTCGAGAGACTGCAGCACAGGAGACAGAGCATGCGTTTGCTCACTTTCGTCTGTTGCATCCAGAACTTGTGTTTGACAATCCTGAGGACCTCAGTGAAGACTTCAAGCAGATGTTGCTAGCCCGATGCCTCGAGTTGGCGATTGAAGGCGAGGTGTATGAATTCACTACGATGTATCCAGCGTTTGCAGCTGAGGCGCACCAAGATGAGGATCACGCCGCAGGTGAGGAATTCCAAGAGCAGGGCGAAGAATCAAGAGAGCATGCAAACATGTTTCATTCAGCTGCCAAGAACTTCGGCCTCCTGACTGCGATCGAAAAACATCACGCTGATCGCTACGGAGTGGCTCTTTCTGCACTGAAGGGTGATGGAGAGCCTGGCGAGTCGGAACAACCCGTATCCGATCAATGGATCTGTAAAAAATGCTCGATGATTTATGATCCTGTGGCCGGTGATCCTGATTCAGGTATTGCTCCAGGCACACCATTTGAAGCCATTCCTGATGATTGGAGTTGTCCAATCTGTGGTGTTACAAAAGCAAGTTTCGTTCCTTATCGGACTGCTCAGCTGAAGGCTGCCTAA
- a CDS encoding DUF1651 domain-containing protein, giving the protein MDGWLKDPKGFWYARFHRDPKAWALSAGVVVDNGRPMPGDEPALLKTRRSMRYEDAVALWFQLKQYGWTVTEAAW; this is encoded by the coding sequence ATGGATGGATGGCTGAAGGATCCAAAGGGATTCTGGTACGCAAGGTTTCACAGAGACCCCAAGGCCTGGGCCCTGAGCGCAGGGGTGGTGGTTGATAACGGAAGACCCATGCCTGGTGATGAGCCTGCTCTTCTGAAGACCCGGCGAAGCATGAGATACGAGGACGCCGTTGCTCTGTGGTTCCAGCTCAAGCAATATGGCTGGACCGTAACTGAAGCAGCCTGGTGA
- a CDS encoding Nif11-like leader peptide family natural product precursor gives MSDEQLKAFLEKVKGDTSVQEKLKAAADSDAVVAIAKDLGFTISADDIQAEISQDELEGVAGGICRQSCIWRSIFKAAPE, from the coding sequence ATGTCAGACGAGCAACTCAAAGCCTTTCTAGAGAAAGTCAAAGGCGACACAAGCGTTCAGGAGAAGCTAAAAGCTGCAGCCGATTCTGATGCAGTGGTTGCAATAGCTAAAGATCTGGGATTTACGATTTCAGCTGATGACATTCAGGCCGAGATTTCACAAGATGAGCTGGAAGGTGTGGCTGGTGGAATTTGTAGACAGAGCTGTATCTGGAGATCCATATTCAAAGCAGCTCCAGAATGA
- the cbiE gene encoding precorrin-6y C5,15-methyltransferase (decarboxylating) subunit CbiE, whose translation MIDVIGTDAGAPDSLPEALQALVRQADLIAAPHRMQPALKQWLKCDSSARCLNSDEPISLCQSLRALGSDQRGVVLASGDPLWFGIGRILIERLGRESLRFHPGPSSLQLAFARLGRPWQNAEWISLHGRDSAPLIQRLQQRPSALAVLTDPSRGGVNDVRRILSSSGLEASYALWLFEALGHNDERVQRLNPTQATPSDLNPLHLVVLLAEPPADPIADTLPLFGLDDGLYLQHHDRPGLMTKREVRIQLLADLQLPQQGVLWDLGAGTGSVGLEALRLRPQLQLFAVEQRSGGGTLIEANARRLGVKPAVVVEASALSVLEELPAPDRVLLGGGGRQRSELLQAVIDRMNPGGVVAIPMANVEALAELKPILDQASWAIQISQQQAYRGQPLADGTRLAPMNPVLILRGSKTKG comes from the coding sequence ATGATTGATGTGATCGGTACCGATGCAGGTGCCCCTGACTCGCTGCCAGAAGCACTCCAGGCCTTGGTGCGACAAGCCGATCTGATCGCTGCGCCGCACAGGATGCAACCAGCGCTGAAGCAGTGGCTGAAATGTGACTCCTCAGCAAGGTGCCTCAACAGCGACGAGCCGATCAGCCTCTGCCAGAGCCTGAGAGCCCTCGGCTCAGACCAACGAGGTGTGGTGCTGGCCAGTGGCGATCCGCTCTGGTTCGGTATCGGCCGGATCCTGATCGAACGTCTGGGGCGAGAGAGTCTGCGCTTTCACCCCGGTCCATCCTCACTGCAACTGGCTTTTGCTCGATTGGGGAGACCCTGGCAGAACGCGGAATGGATCAGCCTGCATGGGCGTGATTCAGCTCCACTGATCCAACGACTGCAACAGCGCCCCTCCGCCCTTGCTGTGCTCACCGATCCCAGCCGCGGCGGGGTGAATGATGTGCGACGCATCCTCAGCAGCAGCGGGCTGGAAGCGAGTTACGCCCTCTGGCTTTTTGAAGCACTGGGCCACAATGATGAGCGCGTCCAGCGTCTTAACCCAACGCAGGCCACCCCCTCTGATCTCAATCCCTTGCACCTGGTGGTGCTGCTGGCAGAACCTCCTGCCGATCCGATTGCAGACACTTTGCCTCTGTTCGGACTCGACGACGGCCTGTATCTACAACACCACGACCGACCGGGTCTGATGACCAAGCGGGAAGTGAGAATCCAGCTGCTGGCTGATCTGCAGCTGCCTCAACAAGGGGTGCTCTGGGATCTAGGCGCTGGCACCGGCAGCGTGGGTTTGGAAGCACTGAGACTCCGGCCGCAACTGCAACTGTTTGCTGTAGAACAACGCAGCGGTGGCGGAACGCTGATTGAGGCCAATGCCAGACGACTGGGAGTGAAACCAGCAGTTGTGGTTGAAGCCAGCGCCCTGTCTGTTCTCGAAGAGTTGCCAGCACCCGATCGCGTGCTCCTGGGCGGGGGCGGCCGCCAGCGATCAGAGCTCTTGCAAGCCGTGATCGATCGCATGAACCCGGGAGGCGTCGTTGCCATTCCGATGGCCAACGTTGAAGCCCTTGCAGAACTGAAGCCAATCCTGGATCAAGCCAGCTGGGCCATTCAGATCAGCCAGCAGCAGGCCTATCGCGGTCAACCTCTGGCGGATGGCACCCGGCTAGCACCCATGAACCCAGTCCTAATTCTCCGCGGCAGCAAAACGAAAGGCTGA
- a CDS encoding DUF1254 domain-containing protein translates to MGCAALTGLNGQAGSVRLASSGQSCPEAAVEQTATVVTPVTKANYAFAETEVILADYVRKIAKGTCSDGVGVFFHQKTAQDPKERSILRPNFDTLYSFAVLDLNSPATVVLPDTDRYQILEVVDDEHWIPLISDKPGRYNLTKDSMGSRYVFAFVRTQVNMQDPEDLKQAAAVQEQIKLEQSEKGSFVVGHKYDMKQILALRADYNARRQPEGITSEMAFGKKGQISPEMRNFGVAIGWGGLPKEGAVYPFPKVVDSTEPQTLTLKNVPIDPRAFWSVTIYDREGFSIGENYNINSAFAKQNEQGEYVIHLGGDKNQDNYLDIYPGWNAAIRIYSPTKAYFDGSWTSPQFESAK, encoded by the coding sequence ATGGGATGCGCTGCCTTGACGGGGCTCAACGGCCAAGCGGGCAGCGTCAGGTTGGCGTCGAGCGGCCAAAGCTGTCCTGAAGCTGCTGTTGAACAGACCGCCACGGTGGTGACTCCGGTCACGAAAGCCAACTATGCCTTTGCGGAAACCGAAGTGATCCTTGCCGATTATGTGCGCAAGATCGCCAAAGGCACCTGCAGTGATGGCGTTGGTGTGTTCTTCCACCAAAAGACGGCCCAGGATCCAAAAGAACGTTCGATTCTGCGGCCCAATTTCGATACGCTCTATTCCTTCGCTGTGCTGGATCTCAACAGTCCGGCCACTGTGGTGTTGCCCGACACCGATCGCTATCAGATTCTCGAGGTCGTGGATGACGAACACTGGATCCCGTTGATCAGTGACAAGCCGGGGCGCTACAACCTCACCAAGGATTCCATGGGTAGTCGTTATGTGTTCGCTTTTGTGCGGACTCAGGTGAACATGCAGGATCCCGAAGATCTCAAGCAGGCAGCTGCTGTTCAGGAGCAGATCAAGCTTGAGCAGAGCGAGAAGGGCTCATTTGTTGTGGGTCACAAGTACGACATGAAGCAAATTCTGGCCTTGCGCGCTGACTACAACGCGCGACGGCAGCCAGAGGGGATCACATCGGAAATGGCTTTTGGCAAAAAAGGGCAGATCAGTCCTGAAATGCGCAACTTCGGGGTTGCCATCGGCTGGGGCGGCCTCCCTAAGGAAGGCGCTGTTTATCCATTCCCGAAGGTCGTTGACTCGACAGAGCCTCAGACGCTGACTCTGAAAAACGTTCCGATTGATCCGCGGGCGTTCTGGTCAGTGACTATCTATGATAGGGAAGGTTTTTCCATTGGTGAAAACTATAATATCAACAGTGCTTTTGCCAAGCAGAATGAGCAAGGAGAGTATGTGATTCATCTCGGTGGTGATAAAAATCAAGACAATTATCTTGATATTTATCCGGGATGGAATGCCGCGATTCGCATCTACTCACCAACGAAAGCTTACTTTGATGGTTCGTGGACTTCTCCTCAATTCGAATCGGCAAAATGA
- a CDS encoding DUF1254 domain-containing protein yields MKGFASRFRTRSSAVFLASAFAASLSTPVLAQSAVNASGPVPRGYTTPIPAELFTPDQVDTSAGTFRFFDGMPDAATVDASFDYLKFIRAYETFLTLMPAASIEMMRVGHAQQGVDDYTKVMLMAPLNSNPLFLTGNTDTVYGSAFFNLKDTGPMVIEIPAGLGPGTINDAYFRFVADTGAPGPDRGKGGKYLILGPDDAEPANTEGYFVFRSPSYSNWLIMRAFLDDQGKPDQAVANYENGVRLYPLSLKDNPPAMTFVQGGDLVFNTVHANNFHFFEELNTVIQREPVDLFDPELLGLASAIGLEKGKPFNPSAEDRRILEEAVQVGVAYVRSDMGKPRNRDVYFYEDKQWFSPFAGGSHEWLIDGGKGGRNLDARSNFFWGYTVNTPAMVLKMVGAGSQYGVVATDADGVYLDGSKNYKFTVDANVPAKDFWSMVVYDPQTRSELQTPQMLPSKNSKRNKDMVVNANGSIDLYFGPTAPQGKEANWIQTIPGKGWFGIFRFYGPLEPWFDKTWQLNDIQPLG; encoded by the coding sequence ATGAAAGGGTTCGCGAGCAGATTCCGCACCAGGTCTTCCGCTGTTTTTCTCGCTTCAGCGTTTGCTGCCAGTCTGAGCACGCCAGTCCTTGCACAGAGCGCTGTCAACGCTTCAGGTCCTGTCCCAAGGGGTTACACCACGCCAATTCCCGCTGAGCTGTTCACGCCTGATCAGGTCGATACCAGTGCAGGCACGTTTCGCTTTTTCGACGGCATGCCGGATGCCGCCACGGTAGACGCCAGTTTTGATTACCTCAAATTCATCCGCGCCTATGAGACGTTTCTCACGTTGATGCCGGCTGCCAGCATCGAGATGATGCGTGTCGGTCATGCGCAGCAGGGGGTCGACGACTACACGAAGGTCATGTTGATGGCCCCGCTGAATTCCAATCCACTGTTTCTGACCGGAAATACCGACACGGTGTATGGCTCCGCCTTCTTCAATCTGAAGGACACGGGGCCGATGGTGATTGAAATCCCAGCCGGCCTCGGCCCTGGCACGATCAATGATGCCTATTTCCGATTTGTGGCCGATACAGGTGCTCCCGGCCCAGATCGGGGCAAAGGAGGCAAGTATCTGATCCTTGGTCCCGACGACGCAGAGCCCGCGAACACCGAGGGCTATTTCGTGTTTCGTTCACCCAGCTACTCCAACTGGTTGATCATGCGTGCTTTTCTCGATGATCAAGGCAAGCCTGATCAGGCGGTTGCCAACTATGAAAATGGCGTACGTCTTTATCCGCTCTCACTGAAAGACAACCCTCCGGCGATGACTTTTGTGCAAGGAGGCGATCTCGTCTTCAACACGGTCCATGCCAATAATTTCCACTTCTTTGAGGAGCTGAACACGGTGATTCAGCGTGAACCGGTCGATCTGTTTGACCCAGAACTGCTCGGGCTGGCTTCGGCGATCGGACTTGAAAAAGGCAAACCCTTCAATCCCAGTGCTGAGGATCGCAGGATTCTCGAGGAAGCTGTGCAGGTGGGAGTCGCCTATGTGCGCTCCGATATGGGTAAGCCTCGTAATCGCGACGTCTACTTCTATGAGGACAAGCAGTGGTTCAGTCCTTTTGCCGGCGGAAGCCATGAATGGCTCATCGATGGCGGCAAGGGCGGCAGAAACCTTGATGCCAGAAGCAACTTTTTCTGGGGTTACACCGTCAATACCCCTGCCATGGTCCTGAAGATGGTCGGTGCTGGATCCCAGTACGGGGTGGTGGCGACTGATGCCGATGGCGTCTATCTCGATGGCAGTAAGAACTACAAGTTCACGGTGGATGCCAACGTGCCGGCCAAGGATTTCTGGTCGATGGTGGTTTACGACCCCCAGACGCGCTCTGAATTGCAAACGCCCCAGATGCTGCCCAGCAAAAACAGCAAGCGCAACAAAGACATGGTGGTCAACGCCAATGGCAGCATTGATCTCTACTTCGGTCCGACTGCGCCGCAGGGTAAGGAAGCCAACTGGATTCAGACCATTCCCGGTAAGGGATGGTTTGGAATTTTCCGTTTTTACGGACCGCTGGAGCCTTGGTTCGACAAGACCTGGCAGCTCAACGACATTCAGCCTCTCGGTTGA